DNA from Castor canadensis chromosome 3, mCasCan1.hap1v2, whole genome shotgun sequence:
GTCAGAAATGTGGCTCTCTAGACAGGATGCAAGAATGCTGAAAGACAATTGTTGAGCTTTGGCTGCCTGGCATACTTTCTCATGTCAAATGATATCAGCAATTTAGTGACTTGACTATGCTTTGGGAAACCAGCCATTTCCCATCCTTAGTTCAAGGGTTTTGTGCAAGGCAAGACACTGGCATTTCCAAAGAAGTGTGTGTGACCTAGCTTAAGCCAATCTGTAGATTCAACTCATAGGGCCAGCAGCAATTCATTAATTTAGGCCAATAAATGTCAAGTGTAGGACTTTTGTTAACAACATTGAAAAGAGAGGTGGACTCTGTCATACTGGACACTTGTACTTAAATAAGAGATATATAAAATTCCCTTGGAAGGAAGCTGGGTGATAAATGGGTTGCCAGGCAGGTTTAGTAGATGAAGATCATGCTTTGTTACTGCCTTGCACATCTCTGCACCATGACCCTCCCCAACCTGAACTCTGGTAACTGgtttttctttctcccacacCTAATGTTCAGCTGTCTAAGAGGAGACACATCTCAGTCATGCTTAGTCTTGGCACAAGAGATGGCATTTCTACTTCTGTTACAGAAACTGTCCTGATGAACTTAGCACCATGGCATGGAAGACTCTGATATCTATCACTGAGAACTCAAGTTTCTGGAGATCCAGGACCTCTACTGGTCAATACCATGTCCCACAGAGCACACCTTGTACCCTTTTGTTCCTCTCTCAGCTGGGACAGGAGGTTCTCTCTGAGTCATCAGCTGTGGGTACTGAGGTGGTCACTGCATGAGTCTCACACAATTACACAGAAGACATCATCCGGCAAATGCAGTGCGGGTGGGTAGATTTCATCGAAAGCCTTCTATGATAATTCACcataaaaccaaaggaaaaccGTGGTCACTTAGCCCACTTCCCCTCCATCCTCCGGTTGGGGCTAAAAGAGAGCAAGAACAAGGCTCCAGAAGACCTAAGCAGCCTTCCTGGGAAGATGCAGCTGCTCTTGCTCCTGTTGGCCTTCTTTCTGCCACCCATGGCAAAGGCAGGTGAGTGAGCACCCCACCCTCAGAGGCCCAATCCCATCCCTCAGCCAGCACAGAACTCCTGTCCCTGCTGTACACCCCTAATCATCTACCCAAATGTGATACTGGACAGCAGGAGTAGGAGGGCAGAGACTCAAGAAGAGACAGTTGATAACCCCCCAATCCTCACCCTTCTCATCTCAAAACTGGACTTTCCCAGAAGGACACAGTAGGTAGTGGGAatctggaagagagaaaatattaagATACTGGAGAGGAAAAAGGTATCTGACTCCGGGTCTGGGATGAGACATGTGCTCCCCTCTTCTACTGCTTAGCAGACAACTCCAGAGCTCAGCGACCCCAGTATTGGTGAATCACTGTCCCCAGGGCACTGTTTTATCTTTGCCAGTCCCAACCCACTTGGTTCCTCTCTCCAACCCTGTCTTCTTCCCAGGCATTTGGTAGATCACCTATTTTCAAGTAGAATCCATTTGGCAGGCCCCAACAACTCTGTTTTCCTGAGTCCGACCTGCACAGCACTCTAAACCCTCGATCAGAGACTACCTGGAGTCATCCCCATGAAGCCTCTGCACATTTACTGGGTACCACTACATGTCAGGCTTCGGGAAACTGGATGTAATGACATCTATGTTTAAATTGAATTCCTGGAAACTAGAAAGCAGCAACATTCTAGATACAGAACTCAGGAGTGTCTTAGAAACTTACTAGAAACAAAAAAGTCAGCAGAGGAATCTTGTGGAATTCATTGTCCACAGAGAGCTATGCTCACCTCCAACTATGCttggaagaaatatttatataccaAGAcctgcttttctctcattttccagaGGGGGAAATTGAGTCCTCTTCCCTAACTCCTTCCCAATTCCAGGCCATTCAAAGTTCCCAAACTCCCAGCAGGTTTGGCCACCAAGCAAAACCCAACTGGTGCACCCCATGTGTGCCAACAAGCCAACAGACTTTTTTTTCAGGGGAGATCATCGGGGGACATAAGGCCAAGCCCCACTCCCGCCCCTACATGGCCTATCTTCAAAGATTGGATAATGGTTTTTGGAAGATGTGTGGTGGCTTCCTGATACAGGAGGACTTTGTGATGACAGCTGCTCACTGTTCAGGGAGGTAAGGAGCAGGAGACAGCCCAACCTCCTGGGAACACTCCACAGAGACACCAGTTTCCTCCCAAGGAGCAACTTGGGCTTCTAGGAACATATGTGCAGAATAAGATAGGGGACCAGCCAAGCCTCGTTGGAAAGATAGGCACATTGGTCCCATAGGCATTGCTGAGTGGTTAAGGAGGCTGTAATTTTATTTAGACCTAGGTTGGCATTGCaatgaaaactaaagcaatttcaTATGTTTCCCTGGGACTAACTGACTCCAGAGAACCTCTGACATAGTCCCTGATGGCTCCAGAATTTTACCTCAATAGCTAGGAAGCAGAGGGTACAGTCACTCCTGTCTCCTCATTTTCCCTCAGTTGCAGCCCCACCTCACCAGGCTGTAGCCTGCTCTTCATATCTTCTGAGCTGTGTTCCCTCTAACTCCCCACTTCCCTCCCCAAACACACACTGCTCTCTGTGCAGCTCAATAACAGTCACCCTGGGCGCCCACAACATCAAGGAACAGGAAAAGACCCAGGAGGTCATCCCTGTGAAAAGAGCCATCCCCCACCCAGACTTTAATCATGAAGTCAAATCAAACGACATCATGTTATTGCAGGTAAGGCACACCTTCCAGCTGCCCTTGCCATCCTTGGTGCAGGGTCTGCCCCTCCCTCTGGGACCCTGCTCTTCCCTCTTTTCCATCCTGACTAACACAGATATCCAGGCTCAGAGGCCATTGGCTGAACTTAACTCTCTCAATCTTTTCCCATCAGCTGGAGAGAAAGGTCAAGCTGACTCCAGCTGTGCAGCTCCTCAGGCTGCCCAGAGTCACTTCCCAGGTGAAGCCAGGGACAGTGTGCAGTGTGGCCGGATGGGGGTGGATGACCCCAACAGGCAAACCTTCAGACAAACTGCGGGAGGTGCAGCTGAAAGTGATGGAGGACCAAGTGTGCAAGACCAGCTTTACTAATTACAACAGTACTTATGCTATGTGCGCGGGAGACCCAAAGATAAGACGTGCTTCCTTTCACGTGAGTTGAGCATCTGCCTCTTTTGGTTCTGGGGAGAGgatttggagaaaagacagaaccCTGAGACCCAAGCATCATGGGACTCTTTTGCCCACCAAGCTGTGATTTCTCCCTCAGACTACCTGGGGTAGGAAAAAACTAGGACCCTTGCCACTTACCAAGGGGTCTCTGTCAAATACCATTCCATAGAACCATGAGTCTGTAACATGCCACCCGAGTTCAGATGACAGGCTTTAGAAAACTGTGCTCTCTGAGTGTGCAGAAATTATAGCCAGGTGGCTCTTCACAGATAGCACCTACCCTTGTCACTGGGTTCATTCTCCATGTTCAATATCAGTCCCACTCACCTGTCTTGTTGTCCTGGAAACAATTGAGCCACACACCTTTTTAGGGGAGAAAATCTCAGAACCTGGCAGAGAGGATAGAGGCTGGTCCACAGGTGAGGTGAACAAGCAAAAATGTACCTGGTGGACAGAGCATGGCAGCTGTGGGTCCCCAGGGTGCTCTGCCTTCTGATATCCCCCAAGAAGGCTGTTCAAGTCATCCTTCTCTAAGAGAGAGCAAAGGATAGCATGGAGGACAGGGCCAGGTGGAGCAATGACtcattcctcctctctctctgttcaCAGGGGGATTCTGGAGGCCCCCTGGTGtgccacaatgtagcccaggGCATTGTCTCCTATGGACCCATAGATAGGACAGCTCCACAAGTCTTCACCAAGGTCTCACATTTCCTACAATGGATAGAGAACACCATGAACCACCGCTAACTACAGGACGCAGACTTAACATCCTCTTTGACTCTCTTTCCTGGAACTAGGTCCAGGGAAGATGGGAAGTGCCAAAGCTGAATAAATGTCCTTATGCTCTGTGAGAAGACTGGTTTCATGTTTATTGTTTATTCCTTGAATTTTATTCATGGTGACCAACTCTGTGCTAGGCAGACCAATGACACAATTCTGCTGTTTTCTGCATTCTCtatttccttctcccctccccacctcctaaagCCCTATTCAAAGCTATTACCCAGCTCCTCCTTATCTGCTCTGCTCTCTCCAGGGCCTGCCCTTCTGACAGGACTGAAGCTGAGTACCATCAAGAGAAACTTGGACGGCTCTTGTCCTGGTGCTCAGGGTGGATTTCTTACCTGCTCTGTGTAATGAAGTAGAGGAGAAGTTAATAACACCATTGATCATAGTGGCCAAGCAAACATATCTGAGTTTACTGCTTGGAGACATAGCCCCACCACACTGGGCAGGGGACGGGCCTTCCTAAGTGGGACATTTCCTTGTAGTAAAGAGGAAGAGTGGGATGGAGATTCCTTGAATAGCTCCTCATTCTCATCAGGAATTAGTTCCCTTTCCCATCCTCCTCTGAAATCAGGGCCATGCTTGGCCTCCAGCCTCCCCAGTACCTCTCTTGCTCCATCCCTATTCAGGGTTCTCAAAATCTGCCAACCCCTGTCCTCTCTAGACCATGCTGATCTGAGCATGTCCCTTTCTTTCATCCCCCAACCTATGCCACCCACAGCTCCCTGTGGTTCCATCAGGGGCCcaccagtagagtgcctgccctgctCAAGCTCTAAGAGAGAATGACCTCTGAGGACCAGGCCAGTGCTGCCACCATACAGGACTTATGGAGGTTGATGCTGGCAGGGTCTCTCTCCAGCACAGTGGACCCCATCTTTCACTTAGCCAGCCAGGACTACTCCCCACATTGAGCTCAGTTCCCTCCAATACACTCAGGGTCCATGGCCACCTGGTCCCTCAGAGCCTGATCCCCTTCAGCCTGTCTCTCCTAGCCACTGCTGGACTCTAGGCTAAGTCTCCCTGTTGCTCACGAAAGTGATATCAGTGTTTCAAGTTCAAAAGAGCAGAAAGCACAACTTTTTCATCACTCAGGAAACACATACTCATTGAGCAGTTACTGAGTgtcatgaacattttaaaaagcaaattcccCTATCAAATGACAGCTTTAAATTGTTTGAAAGTTCtttaattgcatatatttatggcATACAAAATGATATTGTTATGTATGCTTGCAATGTGGAATGATTAAACTAAGCTAGTTAATCACCTCATTTTTGTAgtaagaacatttgaaatttattctcttaacattttttaaatatacaatatattataaattatagtcAGCATTCTATGATGCATTCTATCTCAGAAAACGtattcctcctgtctaactgaaGTTTTGTACACTTTGATCAACATTTCCCAGTTCTCCCTAACTCTCCAGTCTTGGAAACCATTACCCTACTCTCTGAGTCTACAGGTTCAATAGTTTAGGTTGTATGAGAAATCGTGCAGTAGTGTCCATCTGTGCCAGGTTGGTTTTGCTTAGCATAATATACTCCAGGTTGATCGATATTGTTCCCAGTGACAGGaattcattttttatggctgatTTTATTACAATGTTACAGTATgccacgttttctttatccaccATTCATTGATAGACACAAGCTTTTACCTGGCTATGATGAATAGTGCTACAAAGAACAAATGATCTCTTTTGCAGATAAATGTTGCAGTTATTTCTTCAACATTATGATATTAAATACTTTGAGTATTTACCGAGAAGTGGGATTGCGGGACTATATGGTGGtcctagttttagtttttcaaagaatcttcattcagtttttcataactatacaaaatgaaattctcACCAAccatgtacaagggttccttcttctctacattgccaccaacagttgctatctttcatctttttgataataagCATTCAGCTGGTGGAAGGTgatatcttactgtggttttagtTCACATATTTCTGATGATTAGTGACGTGGTTGTCTTCTTCTTTCTTGTGgtacaggtgtttgaactcagatcctcatatttgctaggcaggagctctgtcccttgagccacacccccagcacttttggctttagttatttttcagatgaggttttg
Protein-coding regions in this window:
- the LOC109676124 gene encoding granzyme B-like; this translates as MQLLLLLLAFFLPPMAKAGEIIGGHKAKPHSRPYMAYLQRLDNGFWKMCGGFLIQEDFVMTAAHCSGSSITVTLGAHNIKEQEKTQEVIPVKRAIPHPDFNHEVKSNDIMLLQLERKVKLTPAVQLLRLPRVTSQVKPGTVCSVAGWGWMTPTGKPSDKLREVQLKVMEDQVCKTSFTNYNSTYAMCAGDPKIRRASFHGDSGGPLVCHNVAQGIVSYGPIDRTAPQVFTKVSHFLQWIENTMNHR